A stretch of DNA from Lycium ferocissimum isolate CSIRO_LF1 chromosome 4, AGI_CSIRO_Lferr_CH_V1, whole genome shotgun sequence:
GCCATATTTGCTTCAAAGAAAGATCATATTTATGTGAAGGCCCCGCTCAAAGATCATTGTTGAAAGTCAGTGTGACTAACCCGGGCACAATGTAAGAGGCACCACCTATATTTGCCTTTCTTTAAAGGAATTTCGATAAAGCCTAGCAAAATGCTCAGGCGCCCGACATTCATTTTTCCAGTGGCCTTTCATACCACAACGATGACAGTTGCCTCTAGAATGATTGCTCTGAGAACCCATATTGTTCTCCCTTTTCTGGTGACCACCACCACGACGATTATTATATCGTCCCTTGCCCTTGCCACGCCCACGCACATTATTATGGCCccgattattattattttgtcttCTTTCAGGCTGGCCATTTACCGCTACCACATTCGCTTCTGGGAATGGAGCAGTTCCTGGGGGACGGGCTTCATGATTTTTCAACAGAAGGGTGTTATGTTGCTCAGCCACAAGGAGGCATGAGATCAAATCAGAATGTTTTTTAAATCCCCTTTCAAGATTGCCGCCGTAGTACCAAATTAGAGGCATGAAATGTCGAAAGAGTCTTTTCCAACATATCCTCATCTTTACATTTTCCCCGCATAATTTTAATTGGGAAGTAATTCTACATACAACAGAAGTTATAATCACATGCTTTAAAATCCCGTAACCGTAAGTGAATCCACTCATAACGAGCTCCCTCGGCAATACCGTTGCCTTAAGGTGgtcatacctttccttcaaacTCGTCCACAATTCAAGTGGATCTTTCTTTGTCAAATATTCGGCCTTCAAACCTTCATCGCATGATGACGAAGGAAGATCATAGCTTTTGCTTTGTCCTGGCTCGAAGCTGCATTACCCTGGGTAATAGTGACACCAAGACCTTTAGCGTCTAGGTGAATTTCAGCATCGAGCACCCATGACAGGTAATTCTTTCCAGTGATGTCAAGTGCCACAAACTCAAGTTTTGATAAATTCGACATAGTGAAGCTATCATAGAAGATAAATAAATTAGAGATAATAAAATAACACAATCTCAAAACAATATCTTTATTTCCATAAGCCaataaccctttttttttttttcaaacagtAGCATAAGGTTCCATGGAATATTATACTTGCTAAAAGAAAGTCACATATAATATTTGTATAAATATACGAAACATGTtaaactaaaataataaaaaagcaAATGTAAGGATTAGAGAAGATAATTTCTTTCCGTCAATTATTAAATCTactgtatcattttttttttttgtatctattAAAAGTAAATGGATGTAGCACATACCTTAATAAGATTTAACTTAATAGAGATAAGTGTTTGGTTAGaatctcgtgctgataacgtgttatgaatTAATAGCGATATAGCAAAAACACAATTAACAAAGctttaaaatataaagagaaAGGGAGTAATGgtagaagcaaataagaaagcTGCCTTTTGTTTCTTTCAATTGTGTGTCACCTTTCCATCGAATACAATGCAATTTATAGGACAAAAAGTAAAGTAGGTAACTTGTACACAACATCAAAGAATAAGGGATATGGGTTGTCCTGAACAACATGGGCATCCATTCTCTTACTACTATTTACTTTGGCTATTTACAACATTAACATCCTTTATTCGTTAGATTTGATGAAAACAGTAAAAAATGAactttaaagtgaaaaataaacttgAAAGTGAAAGGACTTTTATTTCGATGAACTAATCATACTACAAACCCACAATATATAAACAAGTAAAAATATATCGGGACGCTTGAGAAAATCATGTAGGATGTCTGAGAGAATCATGTTGAACGTTTGAACTCGGGAAAAAAATGAGGAAGTGGACGGCCTAGTAGAAGCAATGTTTGAATTGAATGGCAGGAAGCAAGTATTTGAGGAAAGTGGCACAACAGGTAATGTTGGAAATAGTGAATGTGATatcttcaatatatatatatatatatatatatatatatatatatatatatatatatatatatatatatatatatatatatatatatatatatataagtatctaGATTATGACTCTCTCGAACATTGATTATaactttttatttcataaaataggTTGTCGAGGGTATACCGGAAACAATCTCCTACCTTACAAAGGTAGGAAAAAGGTTTGCGTCCATCCTACCCTTCCCTTCCCAGACTCTATTCTTTATACactatatatgttgttgttgttgtatttcatATAACGGGTTCTTAATTTTATTCTAGCCATTAGCCCAAAATGATCATTATTTGGTCATTAAAATATTCTTATCTTGCCTTACCTATAGATACATGTCCATTTGTCATGTGAAGATAcaccttattttttcttttaatttgtgagatacataatataacataaatattcTTCTTTCATTCGCTGAGTTTTTACTATAATTTTTATTGTTTCTACTTGAAATTTATACTAAATGAGCCTGTTGAATTCTAAAGAATACGTCTTTGCTAATGTAATATTATACTTCTTTAACATGCCTGAAGCTACGAGAATTTTCTTCCGTAGGATTTACAACATCAAATACGATAGTGTCAAATGACATCAACATCCCATATCATAGATATTAGACAAAAACACATCACATATCCCTTTTATCactcatcatatatatatatatcagtgttttaaaaggcctTTTCGGGGCGAGCCTCGGGGCGGGGCGTATCAAAAATGCCCTGGGGCGATGGTTCGAGGCGAAAGTCTCAAAAGGAGTACGCCCAACAATTTGGGAGTACGTCTGAGCGTTTGGGGcgagttttttttgttggggcataagcccagaaaacttcttcaaattaaaacaaaatttgttaaataagtcctcaatataatgcccaaattctcaaaagtcaactagtaattactcaaatattttaaaaaggaaccgaaacattaaatttaaaagtcacgacttttttttattgctagaatacctaatatatgttcttttccaattatttgtcttgtcttctactatctcaaaaaagtaaCGAGCAGTCACTTGTGcttgtaagtagcgtataatagattgttctaattagttttttttgtgGGGATGGAGCATATATTTATAGTTTAGGCCCGGGAAACAAAGAAAAGATGTGTACGAACGAGATATCCAGCAACAATAAGAAGGAAAAGGATTGAATAGAGGAACTCCCGAGCATTTGGCGATCTCAGATGTGTCGATATCAATGGTGACTCATTATTTCGATGAATCATTTCTTCGGTATGAAGTAGAAGAACCCAGATTCCAAATGAACAAATTCAAACTTGAAAAGGATGGAGcatatatttatagttttctccaaattataacgctattttacctatttaaaagtatttattataattatatccatttatgaaatactaaaaattaaagtccCATGAGGCTTACGCCCCGTACGCCTCACTAAGGCAGACGTAAAACACCTCGCCTTACGcccccgccttttaaaacactgatatatatatttcattatatAACAAAATTACAGTAATAAATATAATACAGTTGCATTTAACTAGCTAGCAactttaaaacataaaattgaaaGAACAACCTCAAAAAAGAGGAGTAATATATAATTGGAACTACAGAGAGTCGATAGCCATAATGGTGCTCAAGTTCATTGGTGTCATGTACTTGTTGGAACCAGTAAAAATTGTTTGGACAATGAGTTTATTGGCACGTTCTGATGGATGGAAAGGATCCCAAAATGCATATATATCTCTGTTTGGGCATATATTTGAAGCAGCTGTGCAAATGCCAACTCCATTATATGGCCCTTGTCCACAACATGCTATCTTTGATGTAACAAAACCTGTTAATTAATTTTGACATAAAGTTTATTGGTTAGTCAATTTAGTTAAAGTAATGGTGCTCCCTTCATTcatttgaagctaaattgaaaGAGTTTAACTCGTATATAAAGACATTGTAGAGAAATTTTTACACTCTATTGTAGtttataacaaaaaataagttCTGGTAATCGTCTGTAACAAGAGTTAGTTAACTTCTTCATACTgacatcattaaaaaaaaaaaataaaaaaaaaaaaaaagactatcaGGTCACAAAACAAAACTTCGGGTAATCGTCTATAACAAGTTAGACTATAGGtaattaaccaattaaaacATGTTGAAATACACTAATAATATAAGAATATTTTATGCAGTCATGTATATATGATTAAAATTGTATTATAAACTGACGatgtgtttttttaaaattatcaatGTAGTTTAATATGCTATAGTATGTTGTTTACTCTATTTTCCAAGTaacaattttgtagttgttacatctaacaaaatattattaccgTCAAAGGCTTTGGTGGTGTGGGAAGTACCCCATCCTAAAACCAGAGATTTAGGGATCAAAACTTTTAGAAATTGAAATCGCCTTTGATAAAGAGCCCCACAAAGCGAAACTTTCCGGCACAAAATGAAAATTATCGGGCTTCAAAAGGGATACCAGATACCGTGGGTGCAGACACTTAAACTTAATTTTAGAAACAATTACTAAAAGATTTCATACCAAAAGCTTGGGGATTTTTGATGAAGTCATTTTGCATCTCCACAGCATTTGCGGCTACAAAGACATCAGAGCCAAGTTCTTGATTGAGACCTTGAATCATTTGGACAAGGAGAGGGTTGAAAATAGCTGAAGCTCTTTGAGGCTCCTCAGCACATTCCCCATTAGTGCTCCTTGCGGCTAGACTAGATGGCACACAACCTAATGGACCAGACCCTGTCACCAAAACTCTTCTAGCTCCCAAATCATACAGCTTCTGCaaacaattccatatatttaATTCTAGCTGTTACTCAAAGCTTATAACAAGCTTTGTTTTGTAAGTACATAGAGGTGGCAAGTAAGCATATTAGATCAAACTTGATTAGGTTAATTAAAGCAGGACGTGATCTAATCCGTCCAAAGTTTGCTTAGGTCAAATGAGTCGGATCAAGATGAGTCAAATAAATGATCGTAACATAACCTCTCCAACATAATCATTCCTAGTTTTGAATATATAGTTTGGGGTTGCATTTTGAGTGGTTTTGACCTAATAATTTGATCAGTCGTTTATAAACTAAACCTGCTGAACAAGTCAACAAACAAATTTAGTTTTGTAGACAAGTTCTTAAATCTTGCTTGAGTCTACATTAATTTAAcaattaagttatatacacgacaagtgtaaattttttttacatCATCGGGTTATTTTTACTGTTATAGCAAGAAACAtgttttattttcaagattacaaatttcatattttaaggAGACCTACCTGTAGATATCCTTTAGGTGACAATTGATAATGTAAATTTTACATTGACAACGAATATAACTTAAGCTCTTAATTTAATCTAAGGACGTCGTTTCCCAATGACTAATAAaacacttgattttttttcttcttgacaACTTCTACACTGACTACACATGCAATCACGGAGAACAAGAGATGTATACATTACCATCAAGATCTTGCGGTACTCGGAGATGATATAAACAGAGAAATCTTGAAGATTGTACTGAAGTCGTCTTAGAGTAACtggtgtgagaaaatagttgTTGACATAGTCATTGCCTCCCAAAGTAATGAGAACAAGTGCTCCGTTAACTAGCCGCTCTGTTTGTTCTTCTCCTATAAGAGCACTCACTCGTTCCTGGTACTGCTGGAAGTTCTGTATTTgctgtgatattcttattatgtttgcctaccacaaaacaacaacaatataattcAAGTTTTATACATGGATCATGTACTTACGTAATGGACTACTTATAAGGTAATTACgagtaatttaataaaaaaaatgacttacTTGCTATCTCATGTTAAACTATTATGATAATGTAAAAGATCTTTACAGTGCTGTCAATATAGAAATTTAAGCAAAACCAAATTCACTAGTTAGTCCAACCAGTgagtatatatgtacaaaaaattaatttgacaaGGTAAAATTGCAGATAAGTTCTTGTTATAAGCATATAATTAACAATAACCTAATAGAAACGGTAACTGAACAATCTAAACTACTTCTACTATAATGGGCTAAAATCCATTGATCCCGCAAAATATTTACACTTCTTAAGTCCACAAAATAGATGTAAAGAAgtaaacacaaaaaaattgtaCTTACAAACTGAATTCCAGTATCGTTAAGAATTCCAATTCCAGCAGAAGCAAAATTTGCTCCAACGAGCAACTTATCTCCAGTAAGCTCAGGGTCCAAGTAAGGCAATGTTGGCTCAGCACCAAGCTTTTGGCCTGTCCATATACATTGTCATTAACCGGAAAttaaacaagattcaaatgATTTAAGTTATGGAAATAACATTTACTGATCACTTTTTGATCCTGTCTTTGAAAATTAGTCACTGTCATTGAATTTTAAATTCCACGACAATGATTTTTTCTATTAAAGAGCTGAAAAATGACTATTTGTGAATGTTACCGCTTAAGTTCCTTATCAAGGCAACTATAAGATTTAAAGTCAATGAATTCAAAAATAAGCCTAATCTTTACATATAAGCACAAAATTTTGGGACATATGCACAAGTGACCTTTGTTGAGGCCCCTATTTAAATGATATCCTCATTACCCAACGTGCTAAATTTAAGAGTAGACCCAAAAAAGGCCAAATAGTGCAAGTAaccctaatttttttctttgtatccATACTTATGATCCGAAACGAAAGCAATTGGTTCAGATAAACTCAATATTGAACCAACTCTAGATCCACCTCTGATAGACGGAGAAAGAGATGGAAAAATAGTTATAACTCTTACTTATAAGATCAGGTATGTTGAAGCCATTGGAAAAACGGCCAGTAGGACGATGAGTAGGATAATCAATCCCATAAGGTGGAGAATCAGCCCTTGCTGAAGTTAGTAAATAATTGTTGTTGCCATTGTCAACAAGGGAGTCACCAAATACAAAGAAAGCTCGAGGAGCACCCTCAGTACAAATTACAAATGTTCCAATAAACACTACTAGGAAAATACTAGTACTAGCAAAAAATGGACTAGACATATTGAACTAGCAATATTAGTAGCTAGCTAGAAAGGGTACTACTCTTTTCTTGATCTATGTATGTTTGGTAGTATAAATGGTAAAGTGATGAGGCATTTGTTTATATAGGAAAGGGGACTATGGATTAGTATTCTTGGTAGGTTGGATTGTATTAAATGGGCGGCCTCCCAAAAGCGTTAAAGTGAGTAAAAAAGGGGTCAACTTGGCATTAGAACTAGATTTTTTTCTACAAGTTGCCTTTGTAAGGATTGGGTTAGGATGTTATGCTATACGTGC
This window harbors:
- the LOC132053027 gene encoding GDSL esterase/lipase At4g28780-like, which codes for MSSPFFASTSIFLVVFIGTFVICTEGAPRAFFVFGDSLVDNGNNNYLLTSARADSPPYGIDYPTHRPTGRFSNGFNIPDLISQKLGAEPTLPYLDPELTGDKLLVGANFASAGIGILNDTGIQFANIIRISQQIQNFQQYQERVSALIGEEQTERLVNGALVLITLGGNDYVNNYFLTPVTLRRLQYNLQDFSVYIISEYRKILMKLYDLGARRVLVTGSGPLGCVPSSLAARSTNGECAEEPQRASAIFNPLLVQMIQGLNQELGSDVFVAANAVEMQNDFIKNPQAFGFVTSKIACCGQGPYNGVGICTAASNICPNRDIYAFWDPFHPSERANKLIVQTIFTGSNKYMTPMNLSTIMAIDSL